GTGCAACTGAAACTAAGAGGCGAGCCGCTAGGGCGATACTACATCCTAAGAAACGGCAATCTCCGCTCCTCAGCCGGTATATATCATAACCCTGACGTAACGATATGGTTCGAGAGCCCCCCAATCGCTTTAGAGTTGCTTGTTCCTCACAGAGACCAACTTGCGATGACCAACGCTATGAAGAACTTCCAGATAGGCCTTGAGGGTCCGGAGGAACTGAGCAGTTGGTTTCTGGAAACCTTAAGTATCATGCTCAGCGCCGGCCTCAAGTATGGCACGGATGTGGGCAAGGGCGTCATGCGGTACACGAGTAATACTAACGGAGGCCCTGTATTTGTCTATGTAAAGGAAGGCAGGATTGTAAGGATCACACCTATAGAGTTCGACGACAAGGATGCACCCCCTTGGAGCGTCAACGCCAGGGGCAGAACTTTTACACCTCCTCGCAGAACAACGATATCACCTCATGCGCTCGTATTTAAGTCCATGATCTATTCTCCGGATAGGCTCCTCTATCCCATGAAGCGTGTTGACTTTGAGCCTCACGGTGCGCTAAACCCACAGAACCGGGGTGTATCCGGTTATGAAAGAATAAGCTGGGAAGAGGCCCTCGATATTGTGGCAGACGAAATCAAACGAGTGAAAAAGGAACACGGGCCCGGCGCCATCTTGAATGGGAGTGGTTCCCACCATCTTTGGGGGATCCTTGGCTACTGGCTTTCAGCTCGCTTGAGGTTCTTCAACAATATTGGATGGACGCCCGTGGGTCATAACCCTGACAGCTGGGAAGGCTGGTATTGGGGCGCTTTGCATCATTGGGGCCAGAGTATGCACCTTGGAGCGCCGGAAAGCTATGGCACGGTCGAGGATTGTTTGAAGGAATGTGAAATGATTGTCTTCTGGTCGAGCGATCCCGAATCAACAAGTGGCGTCTATGCCGCTTTCGAAGGGACCGTACGTCGCCAGTGGCTCAAAGAATTGGGCGTGAAAATGGTTCACATCGATCCATTTTACAATCACACGGCGGCGCTCTTCGGCGGGAAGTGGTTGGCCCCGAGACCGGCTACGGGCAATTCCCTCGCCCTTGCGATTGCCTATGTATGGATTACGGAAGGTCTCTACGACAAGAAATATGTTGCAGAACGCACGCAGGGCTTCGACCGTTGGAAAGAGTATGTGCTTGGTAAGGACGATGGTATTCCCAAAACCCCGGAATGGCAGGAAGGAGAGGCAGGTATTCCCGCAAAAGACGTTCGCGCTTTAGCACGGGAGTGGGGATCTAAGAAGACGTATCTGGCGGCCGGTGGCCTTTCAGGCTTCGGCAGCGCCTGTCGAGACGCTACGGGCAATGAGTGGGCCCGGTCCATGGTCTGTCTCATGGCCATGCAGGGGCTCGGCAAGCCCGGGGTCAACATGGGAAGCGCCCAGCAAGGCACACCCATAGACACCAGCTTTTACTTCCCCGGTTATGCCGAAGGAGGTCTGTCCGGAGACATAGCCGGCACGGCCCTTGGGGTCAGCCTCTATGTCCGCATGCCCCAACTCCCCACGGTCAATACGGTCTATCAAATGGTGCCCCGGCTCCGTATACCTGAAGCTATACTCGATGGGCACACCCACGGCTATCCGACCGACCCCAAAACCATCGAAGGGCAGTTCAGACGATATGACTATCCGGCGCCGGGGTATTCGACGATAAAAATGTACTACAAATACGGGGGTTCTCATTTGGGTACTATGTGCGAGAGCAACCGCTATGCCGCCATGTATCGTTCAGATAACCTTGAGTTCGTGGTAAACCAATCTATCTGGTTTGAAGGTGAAGCGAAGTTTGCCGACATCATCCTGCCTGCCTGTACCAATTTTGAACGATGGGACATTAGCGAATTTGCCAATTGCGGGGGCTATATCCAGCACAGTTTCAACCAATGTAACCATCGTGTGGCCGTGATCCAACATAAGTGCATAGAGCCACTGGGCGAATCCAAATCGGACTTCCAGATTTTTCTGGAACTTGCCAAAAGATTGGGCTTTGGTATCATGTTCTCCGAGGGTGCCACCGAGTACGATTGGTGCAGGCGACTGTTTGATGCGACAGACCTGCGAAAGGCAATCTCATGGGATGAGTTCTTGAAGAAGGGATACTACGTTATCCCGGCCCCGAGGGAAGAGTTAAGGGCGCCCGTCTCTTTCCGGTCCTTTGCCGAGGACCGGCTCAAAGATACCCCGGAGATCGCGCCGTTGCCGGCCGACTACACGGAACAGGTATTCAAGGGCCTGCAGACCCAGTCGGGAAAAATCGAATTCGTCTGTTCCAGTTTGGAGCGTTTCGATCCCGATGACCCGGAAAGGCCGGTCATGACCAAGTACATACCTGCCTGGGAGGGTCATCATACCACGGATCTGTATGCAAAATATCCCCTTCAGTTGATCACGCCACACCCGAGATACAGTTTTCATACCATGGGTGATGGTAAACAGAGCTGGATAAACGACATTGAGGATCATCGTGTGCTCATCGATGGCTACTATTATTGGATTGCGCGGATGAATCCCCATGATGCGAAAACGCGGTCGATTAAGAACCACGATCTCGTAAGAGTATTCAATGATCGGGGCTCAGTGATCTGCGCAGCGCAGATTACTGAACGAGTTGGTCCGGGTACAATACACTCTTATGAAGGATCGGCAGTCTATGATCCGATCGGTGAACCTGGAAAATCTGCGGACCGAGGAGGGTGCATGAATATACTGACCCCGGCTCGTCCCATCATCAAGAAGTCGCACAGCATTGCAGCAAACTCATGTCTCGTGGAGATCGAGAAGTGGCAGATTCAGAGATGAAGGGTTGGTATTTCATCATTGATGTTGAGAAATGCGAGAACTGCAACAACTGTTTCCTGGCATGCAAGGATGAGCACGTTGGCAATGAATGGACCGGCTATGCCGCACCTCAGCCAGATCAAGGGGCGGGTTGGATGAAAATTACCGGAAAAGAACGAGGAAAATTCCCGTTGATCGATGTGGCATACTTGCCCATGCACTGCATGCACTGTGATGATGCTCCATGCCTCAGATCCGCAGAAAACGGATCGGTCTACAAAAGACCTGATGGCTTAGTGATCATAGATGCTGTCAGAGCAAGAGGGCAAAGAGAACTTGTCAAGACTTGCCCGTATGGCCTTATCCGATGGAACGATCATCTTTCGGTACCACAGAAATGTACCGGCTGTGCCCATCTCATCGATGAGGGCTGGACCAAGAGCCGCTGCATCCAGTCCTGTCCCACGGGGGCGCTTTCCATGCGATATCTCGATGGTGAGGCCATGAAAGAGATAATCAGGGCTGAGGGGCTTGAAACTTACAGGTCAGACCTCAAAACCAGGCCACGTGTCTATTACAAGAACCTGTACCGGTTTACCCGATGTTTCATCGCAGGTAGTGTAGCTGCCCAGAAAGACGGCAGGGACGAATGCGTTCAAGGAGCCGAGGTGGTCCTGTCGGATTCGGCGGGCAGGTTTGTGGCCACGAC
This sequence is a window from Syntrophorhabdaceae bacterium. Protein-coding genes within it:
- a CDS encoding molybdopterin-dependent oxidoreductase encodes the protein MKSILRKIAKFDRISRSLLRTVLFGLVIMLKLTARKYPHFHERLCEKDLTVQLKLRGEPLGRYYILRNGNLRSSAGIYHNPDVTIWFESPPIALELLVPHRDQLAMTNAMKNFQIGLEGPEELSSWFLETLSIMLSAGLKYGTDVGKGVMRYTSNTNGGPVFVYVKEGRIVRITPIEFDDKDAPPWSVNARGRTFTPPRRTTISPHALVFKSMIYSPDRLLYPMKRVDFEPHGALNPQNRGVSGYERISWEEALDIVADEIKRVKKEHGPGAILNGSGSHHLWGILGYWLSARLRFFNNIGWTPVGHNPDSWEGWYWGALHHWGQSMHLGAPESYGTVEDCLKECEMIVFWSSDPESTSGVYAAFEGTVRRQWLKELGVKMVHIDPFYNHTAALFGGKWLAPRPATGNSLALAIAYVWITEGLYDKKYVAERTQGFDRWKEYVLGKDDGIPKTPEWQEGEAGIPAKDVRALAREWGSKKTYLAAGGLSGFGSACRDATGNEWARSMVCLMAMQGLGKPGVNMGSAQQGTPIDTSFYFPGYAEGGLSGDIAGTALGVSLYVRMPQLPTVNTVYQMVPRLRIPEAILDGHTHGYPTDPKTIEGQFRRYDYPAPGYSTIKMYYKYGGSHLGTMCESNRYAAMYRSDNLEFVVNQSIWFEGEAKFADIILPACTNFERWDISEFANCGGYIQHSFNQCNHRVAVIQHKCIEPLGESKSDFQIFLELAKRLGFGIMFSEGATEYDWCRRLFDATDLRKAISWDEFLKKGYYVIPAPREELRAPVSFRSFAEDRLKDTPEIAPLPADYTEQVFKGLQTQSGKIEFVCSSLERFDPDDPERPVMTKYIPAWEGHHTTDLYAKYPLQLITPHPRYSFHTMGDGKQSWINDIEDHRVLIDGYYYWIARMNPHDAKTRSIKNHDLVRVFNDRGSVICAAQITERVGPGTIHSYEGSAVYDPIGEPGKSADRGGCMNILTPARPIIKKSHSIAANSCLVEIEKWQIQR
- a CDS encoding 4Fe-4S dicluster domain-containing protein, coding for MADSEMKGWYFIIDVEKCENCNNCFLACKDEHVGNEWTGYAAPQPDQGAGWMKITGKERGKFPLIDVAYLPMHCMHCDDAPCLRSAENGSVYKRPDGLVIIDAVRARGQRELVKTCPYGLIRWNDHLSVPQKCTGCAHLIDEGWTKSRCIQSCPTGALSMRYLDGEAMKEIIRAEGLETYRSDLKTRPRVYYKNLYRFTRCFIAGSVAAQKDGRDECVQGAEVVLSDSAGRFVATTSTDNYGDFKFDNLEEGSGIYRVSIRYAGHGQKLLEMRLEHSTDVGVVYV